The sequence ACTTGTATGAAGCAATGGACAAAACAAAagaggaaataaataaaaagtttgaaGAATAAAGTTTTTTTGTATGGACATTATATGAAAGTTATTGATACTAGATGGGATAAACAACTTCATAGTCCTTTGCATGCAGTAGGTTACTTTCTTAACCCTGCAATTTACTTTAGGCCTTCATTTAAAAGGCAAAATGAAGTTCAAAGGGGGTTGCTAAGCACTCTAATGAGGTTGGTTCCCGATTCTAACATTCAAGACAAAGTAAGTTCACAacttgacgagtacaaaaggtcAATGGATGACTTTGGCACATCACCAGCAATCCGCCAACAAGAGAGACTAAATCCAGAtaaacatttataatttaataatatttcttttaaatatgtCTATTTATCCTTTATAGTTGTTATTGTAAGATTACATGGGCAGTgcttattttacattttacttGTTATTATAGTTTCATGGTGGGAGCAATTTGGACTTGAAGCTCTAGATTTACAATCATTTTCCATTCGTGTGCTAAGTCAATGTTGTAGTGCAACTGGTTGTGAGAGAAATTAGAGCACATTTGAATATGTTCactcaaagaagaaaaatagattGAAACATAAACAAgtaaatgatttgtcttgaggCTTCGAGAAAGGTAAATTTATCATCATTActcatatttaaataaaatgtactttcaaataattataatttataaaatgttacTAATGTTTAATATTCTCATTGGTAGGAATATACAAAGGAATAAGTATGCATTGGATCCTATAAACTTGGATAGCATTAACTTGATGAGAGATTAGGTGGCTGAAGAGCCTACACTTCTTAATCCAGATGACATAAATTGAGATTGTCTTAATGAACTAGTAGCCCTAGTGAATGTGGAAGAGAATGCTGAACTTGAAACTATAAATCTTCCAATGGGGGTCTTGGTAGTTCTTGTAAGAGTTCTCTTCATGATAAATTTGATCCTTTTCTCATGGATGATGAAGagtaatattatgttataaactgtcaacttattagttattatgagcttatgtaatgagtaatgacttgttataaatcCTCCtacgctttgtttgtttcagcaatgaCATTTtctaagaattattttttataaaactatttcattttttaatgtttgataaCAGctttaaataagttaaaaaacaacctcctaacttcccttattttgctagttatttttcaaaaaaatttaatgaaaaacaatctctataaataagttatattttttatgttgaccaaagatagttttcctttaactcatcttttttttatgctaccaaacactagaaaacataaaaaattatttttacacaattttttattaaagcaAACAGAACGTTACTATTTGATGTTATATTGAACATAAGGGTTCAGACTCAATGTTTTGTATCATttgatatttaattattgacttataaatcttcttattgtgtgatgttaaattgatgtttaagacttaagacTCAATGTTTTGTATCATttgatatttaattattgaCTTATAAATCTTCTTATCGTGTGATGTTAAATTGATGTTTAAAACTtaaagagttaagactaaatgatttgtattatttgatatttaattatttatttattagaattgacaattttatgttctacaagaatatatatatatatatatatatattattttttaagaaccCGAGACACCCTGAAACACCTGAAACGGTACACCAAAATCAGCCAGTACCAAATTATTCATTTCCACTGAACAAACCGAAATCCAAAACAGTATTCATAACATTGAACCAAAGGGTAAAACTGAGGCATTAATCTTTTTTAAAGATTAGTGTTTTTACggtaaactcatttttttcatttcttaataTGTCgtcataatttgaaatttaaaagaaaactcAGTGTCAATAATGATGGTGACAAAATAATCCTGtcacaaattatcaaatttacaAATCAGTACCACACAAACCAATGGTAAAGCTCCTGTAAGGGTAATAGCCTAACTCTTCTTCCCTTGTTTTACCAAGGCAAATGTCGCATCTTTAACTAACTAGGGTCTAGGTTTGAAGATGGAGGGGGCGTTTAAACCAAATTAGTTGTGGGTTAGATATTACAAGGTTGAATACACATTACATGATTAAGTCCAACAGAACAGATATACCTCACTTAGGATTCCTAAGAACAATGATTACAGAGTCTCCGCGAAGAAACATCTTACTGATGAATCTGTCCTTGTTAACTGGATGggcttttttctttcctttcccaGTTTTTGGTACCTATATATGGGGGAATACAAATAGTCAGTTGTAAATATGGAATCAAACgaagttttaaaaatttatagacAAGGCTGAAGCCCGATTTCTATTAAGATATAGGTGCCGCCACATCAGGTTCCCCAGTTAAATTATCCATAGAAATTATGGCACAGTTTGATCAATGAAACCAAGTGCTTGAATTTAAATAGGGAACCTAAAGTTCAGCCCTTTCTATCAAGGAGGAAATGTTTCCATGAAAATCTTACCTCAGTCCACATTTCCCTGACATTTTCAAGAACCATGTTGCAGTGCCGATCAAATGCTCTGACACGACCCAACAGCTTTTTGTTATTTCGACAATTAATAAGGACCTGTTAGGTGAGAACTCAATTTAACACCTACTTAATATATAAACCTGCATTGAGCAAAAAGGGACCATGTGATAATAAGGCATTACCTGTGTATTGTTTTTAACACTCATCATCAGCACAGAAAGTGGTCCAGTGTTAAATTCTTCTTCCTCATTCTT comes from Castanea sativa cultivar Marrone di Chiusa Pesio chromosome 3, ASM4071231v1 and encodes:
- the LOC142629354 gene encoding uncharacterized protein LOC142629354 codes for the protein MSKPMEEDVVKNEEEEFNTGPLSVLMMSVKNNTQVLINCRNNKKLLGRVRAFDRHCNMVLENVREMWTEVPKTGKGKKKAHPVNKDRFISKMFLRGDSVIIVLRNPK